A portion of the Acidimicrobiales bacterium genome contains these proteins:
- a CDS encoding LemA family protein — MSPYVIAAIGGGLVLSWAVLSFNRFISQRNLIANSWSNVDTELRRRYDLIPNLVETVGGYAGHEKATLTEVIEARAGAVATTGEPAEQADAENILVQGLRHLLAVSEAYPDLVASAHFLDLQRELVTTENRIQASRRLFNGNVRDYNRRVASIPSALIAFVGRFEKADYFEVEPAVRDARSPSSTSTF; from the coding sequence ATGTCGCCGTACGTCATCGCCGCGATCGGGGGCGGGCTCGTCCTCTCGTGGGCGGTGCTGTCGTTCAACCGATTCATCTCGCAGCGCAACCTGATCGCGAACTCATGGTCCAACGTCGACACCGAGCTTCGTCGTCGCTACGACCTCATCCCCAATCTGGTGGAGACCGTCGGTGGCTACGCCGGCCACGAGAAAGCGACGCTGACCGAAGTCATCGAGGCGCGCGCCGGTGCCGTCGCCACCACCGGCGAACCGGCCGAACAGGCCGACGCCGAGAACATCCTCGTCCAGGGCCTCCGCCACCTCCTCGCCGTCAGCGAGGCCTACCCGGATCTGGTGGCCAGCGCGCACTTCCTCGATCTCCAGCGTGAGCTGGTGACGACCGAGAACCGCATCCAGGCGTCGCGACGGCTCTTCAACGGCAACGTGCGCGACTACAACCGTCGGGTCGCGTCCATCCCCTCCGCCCTCATCGCGTTCGTGGGTCGCTTCGAGAAGGCCGACTACTTCGAGGTGGAGCCGGCGGTGCGCGACGCGCGCTCGCCCAGCTCGACCAGCACCTTCTGA
- a CDS encoding sigma-70 family RNA polymerase sigma factor, with amino-acid sequence MANENPRPLELVTDPDLAPVVLDFRAFFADHHRPIASALAMTLRDDALAADATSEAMTRAYERWDDVGTYANPTGWVYRVGLNWALSRRRKLVREVFRADSPERGTPPVEVEPELDAALAALPIDQRTVVVLRYLLDWSEFQTAAALDIAPGTVKSRLSRGLDRLTTLLENPNAL; translated from the coding sequence GTGGCAAATGAGAACCCTCGACCTCTCGAACTGGTGACCGATCCCGATCTGGCACCGGTCGTGCTCGACTTCCGTGCGTTCTTCGCCGACCACCATCGACCGATCGCCTCGGCGCTCGCCATGACGTTGCGCGACGATGCACTTGCCGCCGATGCCACTTCCGAGGCGATGACCCGTGCGTACGAGCGGTGGGACGACGTCGGCACCTACGCGAACCCGACCGGCTGGGTATATCGCGTCGGTCTCAACTGGGCGCTGAGCCGTCGCCGCAAACTGGTCCGCGAAGTCTTCCGGGCAGATTCACCCGAACGAGGCACGCCGCCGGTCGAGGTCGAGCCCGAGCTCGATGCCGCTCTGGCCGCCCTGCCCATCGACCAGCGCACAGTGGTGGTGTTGCGCTACCTGCTCGACTGGTCCGAGTTCCAGACCGCGGCGGCGCTCGACATCGCCCCCGGCACCGTGAAGAGCCGATTGAGCCGTGGGCTCGATCGGTTGACGACCCTCTTGGAGAACCCCAATGCCCTCTGA
- a CDS encoding nitronate monooxygenase, with translation MQTRVTELLGIEIPIVQAPMGWIARSQLASAVSIAGGLGIIETSSGELDAIKDEIAAMRALTDRPWGVNVAQHFVRDLEGLFQFLLEQEVAFVTTSAGDPAVLAPRLKEAGVTVFHVVPSVRGAEKAVAAGVDGVVVEGIEGGGFKSPDGPSSLVLVPEIASRFPDLPIIAAGGFVDGPSMAAAFALGADGVQMGTRMVASVESPIHENWKQAIVAGKETDTVLVNRNFRPAMRTLKTERTTKLEADDEPATLGLDAMMQTYFGGDLEAGLAMSGQVQGRIHSVEPVADILSTAWADCQKVLVELGERASRTAGSTSK, from the coding sequence ATGCAGACACGTGTGACCGAGCTGTTGGGCATCGAGATCCCGATCGTGCAGGCCCCGATGGGCTGGATCGCCCGATCACAACTCGCGTCGGCGGTGTCGATCGCCGGTGGTCTCGGCATCATCGAGACCTCATCGGGCGAACTCGATGCCATCAAGGACGAGATCGCGGCGATGCGGGCGCTCACCGATCGCCCGTGGGGCGTCAATGTCGCGCAGCACTTCGTGCGCGATCTCGAAGGCCTGTTCCAGTTCCTGCTCGAGCAGGAAGTGGCGTTCGTGACCACCTCGGCCGGTGACCCCGCAGTGCTGGCGCCGCGGCTGAAGGAGGCCGGGGTGACCGTCTTCCATGTGGTGCCGTCGGTGAGGGGGGCCGAGAAGGCCGTCGCTGCGGGCGTCGACGGCGTGGTCGTCGAGGGCATCGAGGGCGGGGGCTTCAAGTCGCCCGACGGCCCGTCCTCGCTGGTGTTGGTCCCGGAGATCGCATCCCGGTTCCCGGACCTGCCGATCATCGCCGCGGGAGGTTTCGTCGACGGCCCTTCGATGGCGGCCGCGTTCGCCCTCGGCGCCGATGGCGTGCAGATGGGCACCCGCATGGTGGCATCGGTCGAGTCGCCCATTCACGAGAACTGGAAGCAGGCGATCGTCGCCGGCAAGGAGACCGACACGGTGCTGGTGAACCGCAACTTCCGGCCGGCGATGCGCACGTTGAAGACCGAACGCACCACGAAGCTCGAGGCCGACGACGAGCCGGCCACGCTCGGACTCGACGCGATGATGCAGACGTACTTCGGCGGTGATCTCGAGGCCGGGTTGGCGATGAGCGGTCAGGTCCAGGGACGCATCCACTCGGTCGAGCCGGTGGCCGACATCCTCTCGACCGCGTGGGCCGACTGTCAGAAGGTGCTGGTCGAGCTGGGCGAGCGCGCGTCGCGCACCGCCGGCTCCACCTCGAAGTAG
- a CDS encoding error-prone DNA polymerase, giving the protein MGWNNPDVPWKDLERTLSDHPASDRPPIPVGDGGDSPAWSRKRPAYEPVPEAPRHRSRVPYAELHCHSNFSFLDGASHPEELAEEAARLDLTALALTDHNGFYGIVRFAEAARAVGLPTVFGAELTLDRSSPGGSTSDLSRPGPADPVGEHLLILARDPEGYAMLGRAISEGQLAGEKGAPRISYERLVELGGVGSARGQDHWLVLTGCRKASVPKALVESGPAAARRALDRLVADFGRANVVVELSDHGLPADSVRNDGLAELAVAAGLDLVATGNVHHHSVARQRLASAMAAVRARRSLDEIDGWLPPAGLHLRSGDEQALRFARYPGVVERAAAIGLECAFDLSLVAPNLPPYPCPDGLDEVGFLRRLVEEGGTRRYGSRSAEQVKGAWAQLDRELTVIDELGFPGYFLVVWDIVEFCRRADILCQGRGSAANSAVCFALGITNADAVSLGLLFERFLSPERDGPPDIDIDIESGRREEVIQYVYEKHGRHHTAQVANVITYRSKSAIRDMAKALGYATGQQDAFSKQVDRWRDVKAGAVDPDTSIPLPVLELAAEIEHFPRHLGIHSGGMVMCDRPVIEVCPVEWGTMADRSVLQWDKDDCAAAGLVKFDLLGLGMLSMLHHAIDFIRDTDGIEVDLAALPQESEVYDMLQKADTIGVFQIESRAQMATLPRLKPRCFYDLVVEVALIRPGPIQGGSVHPYIRRRNGEEPVTYLHPLLENALAKTLGVPLFQEQLMQIAIDVANFTPTDADQLRQAVGSKRSRERMEQLKERFFDGMRANGITDDIGEQIWVKLAAFANYGFPESHSVSFSYLVYASSWIKYHYPAAFCAALLNAQPMGFWSPHTIVGDARRHGVGIRTPDLNASAAQATLEFDPASTGGWAVRVGLDYVRGLGTELAEEIEAGRPYGSVEDLRRRVPKLSLPILEALATAGAFGCLGIDRRSALWTAGAMAQTATDRLPGIVTGIDAPTLPGMSPQELSHADLWATGVAPDGHPTRYIRADLDRLGVVTSAGLVDRPAGERVFVGGVVTHRQRPATAGGTMFINLEDETGLINVVVSAGCWQRYKKTARGSPALLVRGRLEKSEGVINVVADRLEPLPVGAAPASRDFR; this is encoded by the coding sequence ATGGGATGGAACAACCCCGACGTCCCGTGGAAGGACCTCGAGCGGACGCTCTCTGATCACCCAGCCAGTGATCGCCCACCCATTCCGGTGGGCGACGGGGGTGACAGTCCGGCGTGGTCGCGCAAGCGTCCGGCCTACGAGCCGGTGCCGGAGGCGCCCCGTCATCGGAGTCGGGTGCCCTATGCCGAACTCCACTGCCACTCGAACTTCTCGTTCCTCGACGGCGCCTCACACCCCGAGGAACTGGCCGAGGAAGCGGCTCGACTCGACCTGACGGCGTTGGCCTTGACCGACCACAACGGCTTCTACGGCATCGTCCGTTTCGCCGAGGCCGCTCGGGCGGTCGGGCTGCCCACCGTCTTCGGCGCCGAGCTCACACTCGATCGCTCCTCTCCGGGGGGATCGACGAGTGATCTCTCGCGTCCCGGCCCGGCCGATCCGGTGGGGGAGCACCTGCTGATCCTGGCCCGTGACCCCGAGGGCTACGCCATGCTCGGTCGGGCCATCAGCGAAGGACAACTCGCCGGCGAGAAGGGCGCGCCCCGGATCAGCTACGAGCGGCTGGTCGAACTCGGCGGTGTCGGGTCGGCGCGGGGGCAGGATCATTGGCTCGTGCTCACCGGTTGTCGCAAGGCGTCGGTGCCGAAGGCGCTCGTCGAATCGGGGCCCGCGGCCGCCCGTCGAGCCCTCGACCGCTTGGTCGCCGATTTCGGTCGAGCCAACGTGGTGGTCGAGTTGTCGGACCACGGCCTCCCCGCGGACTCCGTGCGCAACGACGGGCTCGCCGAGTTGGCCGTCGCCGCCGGTCTCGACCTCGTCGCCACCGGTAACGTCCATCACCATTCCGTCGCTCGTCAGCGCTTGGCCTCGGCCATGGCCGCGGTGCGGGCCCGCCGCAGCCTCGACGAGATCGACGGCTGGCTCCCCCCGGCCGGGTTGCATCTGCGGTCGGGCGACGAGCAGGCGTTGCGCTTCGCCCGCTACCCGGGGGTGGTCGAACGGGCCGCGGCCATCGGCCTCGAGTGTGCGTTCGATCTCTCGCTCGTCGCCCCGAACCTGCCGCCCTATCCGTGTCCCGACGGCCTCGACGAGGTGGGGTTCCTCCGTCGGCTCGTCGAAGAGGGTGGCACCCGTCGCTACGGGTCGCGGTCCGCCGAGCAGGTGAAGGGCGCATGGGCACAACTCGACCGAGAACTCACGGTCATCGACGAGCTCGGGTTCCCCGGCTACTTCCTGGTGGTGTGGGACATCGTCGAGTTCTGTCGACGGGCCGACATCCTCTGCCAGGGACGCGGTTCGGCCGCGAACTCGGCCGTGTGCTTCGCCCTCGGCATCACCAACGCCGATGCCGTGTCGCTCGGCCTCCTCTTCGAGCGGTTCCTGTCACCCGAACGCGATGGTCCGCCCGACATCGACATCGACATCGAGAGCGGCCGTCGCGAAGAGGTCATCCAGTACGTCTACGAAAAGCACGGGCGTCACCACACCGCCCAGGTGGCCAATGTCATCACCTATCGGTCCAAGTCGGCGATCAGGGACATGGCCAAGGCGCTCGGCTACGCCACCGGCCAGCAGGATGCCTTCTCCAAGCAGGTCGATCGCTGGAGGGACGTGAAGGCCGGCGCCGTCGATCCCGACACCTCGATTCCGTTGCCGGTGCTCGAGTTGGCCGCCGAGATCGAACACTTCCCCCGCCACCTCGGCATCCACTCGGGGGGCATGGTCATGTGCGATCGCCCCGTCATCGAGGTGTGCCCGGTCGAGTGGGGGACCATGGCCGATCGCAGCGTGCTCCAGTGGGACAAGGACGACTGTGCGGCCGCGGGTCTCGTGAAGTTCGACCTGCTCGGGCTCGGCATGTTGTCGATGCTGCACCACGCCATCGACTTCATCCGCGACACCGACGGGATCGAGGTCGACCTCGCGGCGCTGCCCCAGGAGTCAGAGGTCTACGACATGCTCCAGAAGGCCGACACCATCGGCGTTTTCCAGATCGAGTCTCGGGCCCAGATGGCCACGCTGCCGCGGCTCAAGCCCCGCTGCTTCTACGACCTCGTGGTCGAAGTGGCGCTCATCCGTCCCGGGCCGATCCAGGGCGGGTCGGTCCATCCCTACATCCGCCGCCGCAACGGCGAGGAGCCTGTCACCTATCTCCACCCGCTGCTCGAGAACGCGCTGGCCAAGACCCTCGGTGTCCCGTTGTTCCAGGAACAGCTCATGCAGATCGCCATCGACGTCGCGAACTTCACGCCCACCGATGCCGACCAGCTGCGTCAGGCCGTCGGGTCGAAACGCAGCCGCGAACGCATGGAACAGCTCAAGGAGCGGTTCTTCGACGGGATGCGGGCCAACGGCATCACCGACGACATCGGCGAGCAGATCTGGGTGAAGCTCGCGGCCTTCGCCAACTACGGCTTCCCCGAGAGCCACTCGGTGTCGTTCTCGTATCTCGTCTACGCCTCGTCGTGGATCAAGTACCACTACCCGGCCGCCTTCTGCGCGGCGCTGCTCAATGCCCAGCCGATGGGTTTCTGGTCGCCCCACACGATCGTGGGCGACGCTCGCCGCCACGGGGTGGGTATCCGCACCCCCGATCTCAATGCCTCGGCGGCCCAGGCCACACTCGAGTTCGATCCGGCGTCCACCGGCGGGTGGGCGGTGCGGGTGGGACTCGACTACGTGCGCGGACTCGGCACCGAACTGGCCGAGGAGATCGAGGCGGGTCGGCCCTACGGCTCGGTCGAGGACCTTCGTCGCCGGGTGCCGAAGCTCTCGCTCCCCATCCTCGAAGCGTTGGCCACGGCCGGCGCGTTCGGCTGCCTCGGCATCGATCGTCGTTCGGCGCTGTGGACGGCCGGCGCGATGGCCCAGACCGCGACCGATCGCCTGCCCGGCATTGTCACCGGCATCGACGCCCCGACCCTGCCGGGCATGTCGCCCCAGGAGCTGTCCCACGCGGATCTCTGGGCCACCGGCGTCGCTCCCGACGGCCACCCCACCCGCTACATCCGGGCCGATCTCGATCGCCTGGGCGTGGTCACCTCGGCGGGCCTGGTCGACCGTCCGGCGGGGGAGCGGGTGTTCGTCGGCGGGGTGGTCACCCATCGCCAGCGTCCGGCCACCGCCGGCGGCACCATGTTCATCAATCTCGAGGACGAGACCGGCCTGATCAACGTGGTGGTGTCGGCCGGGTGTTGGCAGCGCTACAAGAAGACGGCCCGGGGGTCGCCGGCCCTGCTCGTCCGGGGCCGACTCGAGAAGTCCGAGGGGGTCATCAACGTGGTGGCCGACCGGCTCGAACCGCTCCCGGTCGGGGCGGCCCCGGCGTCCCGCGACTTCCGCTGA